TCCTTTCCTGCTTCGCGGCTTCGCCGCTTCGCAGGACGACTTTTCCGGGCTACCCCCCCTCGTAGAAGTCCGACAGCTCCCCGACGGCGAACCCCTTCTGCCGGAGACGGTCCCGCACCGCCGCCATCGCGTCGCGACATGCGGGGTGCGCGACGACCGTCTGTGGTGGTGCGTCACGACCACGTGTTCGACGGGCAGCGACGTCTTTTCCGAGAGCGCGCCTGCGACCAGCCGGGCGAAGGAGGGCGCAATCAACGGGTCCACGACGAGCGCCGAGTCGCGGCCGACGACGGCCGTGCAGTTCGCCCCGTAGCTCGTCTCGATGCGGTCTCCGCCGGGCGTCCAGACCCAGACGTTCTCGCGCAACCGGGTCTCGTGCAGGGTGAAGGTCACGGGGCGGTCCTCCGGCGCGGGCTCACACGACCGGCGTGAACTTCGCCAGCTCGTAGATACCGAGGCGTCTCTCGATCCCGGCGACCTTCTCGACCATCTTCTCGAAACCGTCCTCGCCGAAGAGGCGGTGCTCCTTCTCTTCGAACTTCTCACCGAGCGCCGCATATTCGTGCGTCGAGACGATCCGCCGGATGGCAGGAAAGAGGACCGTGTCCTCCCGAGCTTCGTGGGG
This is a stretch of genomic DNA from Candidatus Deferrimicrobium sp.. It encodes these proteins:
- a CDS encoding MBL fold metallo-hydrolase; this translates as MTFTLHETRLRENVWVWTPGGDRIETSYGANCTAVVGRDSALVVDPLIAPSFARLVAGALSEKTSLPVEHVVVTHHHRRSSRTPHVATRWRRCGTVSGRRGSPSGSCRTSTRGGSPEKSSCEAAKPRSRKGNGPWEGPFPVVRVG